A genomic window from Leptolyngbya sp. BL0902 includes:
- a CDS encoding universal stress protein encodes MIEKILLADSGTGNTEAMMKVLMDIPLIQRAAVTVLHVVPSQVSAETMASKWEEGGRTLATAIQNLNLDPGKVTAVLREGDPKDVVVQVADETDASLIVMGSRGLQGLKAILENSVSQYVFQLASRPMLLVKDDLYTIRPIKRVLVAMDKSDSAKEGLNIALTLLRDIKGGELTLVHSVSSLKAKPFDITSIDANQDPVLVAAAEEARKYGVTCKLAAPEGKAGQRICQLAEDRNIDLLILGSPDRRPTIAKGLPDLDKVLGESLTDYVRVYAPCPVLITRMKG; translated from the coding sequence ATGATAGAAAAAATTCTTTTGGCCGACTCTGGCACTGGGAATACCGAAGCCATGATGAAGGTGCTGATGGATATTCCCCTCATCCAGCGGGCGGCGGTGACAGTGCTCCATGTGGTGCCCTCCCAGGTGTCTGCCGAAACCATGGCCAGCAAGTGGGAAGAGGGCGGACGCACCCTAGCCACGGCCATCCAAAACCTCAACCTCGACCCCGGCAAGGTAACGGCGGTGCTGCGGGAGGGCGACCCCAAGGATGTGGTGGTGCAGGTAGCCGACGAAACCGACGCCAGCCTGATCGTGATGGGATCGCGGGGGCTGCAAGGGCTGAAGGCGATTCTGGAAAATTCCGTCAGCCAGTACGTCTTTCAGTTGGCGTCTCGTCCCATGCTGCTGGTGAAGGACGACCTCTACACCATTCGCCCCATCAAGCGGGTGCTGGTGGCCATGGATAAATCCGACTCGGCCAAGGAAGGGCTGAACATCGCCCTCACCCTGCTGCGCGACATCAAGGGCGGCGAACTCACCCTCGTCCACTCAGTCTCCAGCCTGAAGGCCAAACCCTTTGATATCACCAGTATTGACGCCAACCAAGATCCTGTGCTTGTTGCAGCGGCAGAAGAGGCCCGCAAGTATGGTGTGACCTGCAAGCTAGCCGCCCCCGAAGGCAAGGCCGGACAGCGCATTTGCCAACTGGCGGAAGACCGCAATATCGATCTGCTAATCCTCGGTTCCCCCGACCGTCGGCCCACCATTGCCAAGGGCTTGCCCGATTTGGATAAGGTGCTGGGCGAATCCCTCACCGACTATGTGCGGGTCTATGCGCCTTGCCCGGTGCTAATCACCCGCATGAAGGGCTAG
- a CDS encoding CmpA/NrtA family ABC transporter substrate-binding protein, which translates to MTRLNRRKFLFTASTAAAGTVFLHACSQGGSNTSADAGSTTSPIADTGPVEGLETTTAKLGFIALTDSAPLIIAKVKGFFDKYGMTDVSVEKQASWGTTRDNIVLGSSGGGIDGAHILTPMPYLISQGIVTDGRKIPMYILSRLNVNGQGISLSNDYKDLNVGLDSSTLKDVFAQRKSEGRDLKAAMTFPGGTHDMWIRYWLAAGGINPDSDISTIVVPPPQMVANVKVGNMDAFCVGEPWPLQTVNQQIGFNALTTGEMWKDHPEKAFAMRADWVDANPNATKALLMGVLEAAIWCDQPENKEEMCRILSERAWFNVPFEDIIDRSMGKFDFGNGRVEELPELMQKYWNDNASYPYKSHDLWFLVENIRWGLLPKDTDVNAWVDEVNREDLWREAATALGQESAIPSSPSRGVETFFDGVTFDPENPQAYLDSLQIKKV; encoded by the coding sequence ATGACTCGTCTCAATCGTCGTAAGTTTTTGTTCACTGCTAGCACCGCCGCCGCTGGTACAGTTTTCCTCCACGCCTGTAGCCAAGGGGGGTCTAATACCTCTGCTGATGCGGGATCGACAACGTCTCCCATTGCTGACACTGGGCCTGTGGAAGGGCTGGAAACCACCACCGCCAAGCTGGGTTTCATTGCCCTCACCGATTCGGCCCCGCTGATTATTGCCAAGGTGAAGGGCTTTTTCGACAAGTACGGTATGACCGATGTGTCGGTGGAAAAGCAAGCCTCCTGGGGCACCACCCGCGACAACATCGTGCTGGGTTCCAGCGGCGGCGGCATTGATGGGGCGCACATTCTCACCCCCATGCCCTACCTGATTTCCCAGGGCATCGTCACCGATGGCCGCAAAATTCCCATGTACATCCTGTCTCGTCTGAACGTCAACGGCCAGGGCATCTCCCTCTCCAACGACTACAAAGACCTCAATGTGGGCCTAGACAGCAGCACCCTCAAGGATGTGTTTGCCCAGCGCAAGTCTGAAGGCCGGGATCTGAAGGCGGCGATGACCTTCCCCGGTGGCACCCACGACATGTGGATTCGCTACTGGCTGGCCGCTGGCGGCATCAATCCCGACAGCGACATTTCCACCATTGTGGTGCCGCCCCCGCAGATGGTAGCCAACGTCAAGGTGGGCAACATGGACGCCTTCTGCGTGGGCGAACCCTGGCCCCTGCAAACCGTGAACCAGCAGATCGGCTTCAACGCCCTCACCACCGGGGAAATGTGGAAAGACCACCCCGAAAAAGCCTTTGCCATGCGGGCCGACTGGGTGGATGCCAACCCCAACGCCACTAAGGCGCTGCTGATGGGCGTTCTGGAAGCCGCCATCTGGTGCGACCAGCCCGAAAACAAAGAGGAAATGTGCCGCATCCTCTCCGAGCGGGCTTGGTTCAATGTGCCCTTTGAGGACATCATCGACCGATCCATGGGCAAGTTTGACTTTGGCAATGGTCGGGTGGAGGAACTGCCTGAACTGATGCAGAAATACTGGAACGACAACGCCTCCTACCCCTACAAGAGCCACGACCTCTGGTTCTTGGTAGAGAATATTCGCTGGGGTCTGCTGCCCAAGGATACCGATGTCAACGCCTGGGTAGACGAGGTGAACCGCGAAGACCTCTGGCGCGAAGCGGCCACTGCCCTCGGCCAAGAATCCGCCATTCCATCCAGCCCCTCTCGCGGCGTGGAAACCTTCTTCGATGGCGTCACCTTCGACCCCGAAAATCCCCAGGCTTACCTGGACAGCCTCCAGATCAAGAAGGTCTAG
- the ntrB gene encoding nitrate ABC transporter permease: MTAPLDIRPARSRFNVARLGNQALNWLKGLIAPAVAIAVFLVVWQILTMSPDANLPTPIRTVQDTWELIINPFFDYGGTDKGLFWQVWSSLQRVAIGFSLAAVVGVALGILVGTSPLMYSALDPIFQILRTVPPLAWLPISLAALQQAGPSAIFVIFITAIWPIIINTTEGVRQIPQDYNNVAKVLKLSKPTYFFKILFPATVPYIFTGLRIGIGLSWLAIVAAEMLIGGVGIGFFIWDAWNSSRISDIIIAIIYVGVVGLLLDRLIVFIGTLVLPEEQKK, translated from the coding sequence ATGACCGCACCCCTCGATATTCGTCCGGCGCGATCGCGCTTTAACGTTGCCCGATTGGGTAATCAAGCCCTCAACTGGCTGAAAGGTCTGATTGCCCCCGCCGTTGCCATCGCTGTTTTCTTGGTGGTGTGGCAAATTTTGACCATGAGCCCCGATGCCAACCTGCCCACGCCCATCCGCACAGTTCAAGACACCTGGGAACTGATTATCAATCCCTTCTTTGACTATGGCGGCACCGATAAGGGGCTATTTTGGCAGGTCTGGAGCAGTCTGCAACGGGTGGCCATTGGCTTTTCTTTGGCAGCAGTAGTGGGCGTGGCTCTGGGCATTTTGGTGGGTACCAGCCCGCTGATGTACAGCGCCCTTGACCCCATTTTTCAAATTCTGAGAACGGTGCCTCCCCTGGCCTGGTTGCCGATTTCCCTGGCAGCGCTGCAACAGGCTGGCCCTTCTGCCATTTTCGTGATTTTTATCACCGCCATTTGGCCGATTATTATCAACACCACCGAGGGTGTGCGCCAAATTCCCCAAGATTACAACAACGTCGCCAAAGTTCTCAAACTGTCCAAACCCACCTATTTCTTCAAGATTCTCTTTCCCGCCACCGTGCCCTATATTTTCACGGGCCTGCGGATTGGGATTGGCCTCTCTTGGCTGGCCATTGTGGCGGCAGAAATGTTGATTGGCGGCGTCGGCATCGGCTTCTTTATCTGGGATGCCTGGAACAGTTCCCGCATCAGCGATATCATTATCGCCATCATTTATGTAGGCGTTGTGGGTCTGTTGCTGGATCGGCTGATTGTCTTCATCGGCACCCTGGTGCTGCCTGAAGAACAGAAGAAATAG
- a CDS encoding nitrate ABC transporter ATP-binding protein (This model describes the ATP binding subunits of ATP-binding cassette (ABC) transporters for nitrate transport, or for bicarbonate transport, in bacteria and archaea.): protein MAVFVEVDHVDRVFNLPDGGEYIALKNIDLNIHKGEFVSLVGHSGCGKSTLLNILSGLDKPSSGGIILEGRQVTEPGPDRMVVFQNYSLLPWLTVRQNIELAVDQVMGHHPKAVRKRMVDHHIDMVGLQKAADKRPGQISGGMKQRVAIARALAIRPKLLLLDEPFGALDALTRGGLQEQLMQICQEHEVTCVMVTHDVDEALLLSDRIVLMTNGPEAHVGQIVDVPFPRPRERMEVVKHPNYYSLRNEIVYFLNQQKRAKLQRAKPAVAVAANGLEKVNLELGFIPLVDCAPLIVAKEKGLFEANGLSQVTLNREPSWNAIADGVTKGRLDAAMMVAGMPLGLTLGYGNQRPMPMVSALTLSRNGNAITFSKRLFDQGVRSLEDFKAALDRRPDQVHTLAAVHPTSMHNLLLRYWLAAGGIDPDRDVSVTVIPPAQMASNLKSGTIDGYCVGEPWNARAVAEGQGVVLATDNDIWPGHLEKVLGVTEAWANQYPKTHLALVKALLEACEYCDDRRNREEIAEMLARPEYVGADEDLIRQGFIDPYDRGDGSEPQQVLNYIQFFTGKANFPDVTEAVWMMTQMARWGITPFPRNWLEIAERVKRSDIFGQAARELGLLDIGRDRHTITLFDGIPFDPDHPLDYLNQFAIKRDLRIEEMPMESRR, encoded by the coding sequence ATGGCTGTTTTTGTTGAAGTTGACCACGTTGATCGCGTCTTTAACCTGCCCGATGGTGGGGAATATATTGCCCTCAAAAATATTGATCTGAATATCCACAAAGGGGAATTTGTCTCCCTGGTGGGGCACTCTGGCTGCGGCAAATCCACCCTGCTGAATATTCTTTCTGGATTGGATAAACCCAGCAGTGGCGGCATCATCCTAGAGGGGCGGCAGGTGACGGAACCTGGCCCCGACCGGATGGTGGTGTTCCAAAACTATTCCCTCCTGCCCTGGCTGACGGTGCGCCAAAACATCGAGCTGGCGGTGGATCAGGTGATGGGGCACCATCCCAAGGCGGTGCGGAAGCGGATGGTGGATCACCACATTGACATGGTGGGGCTGCAAAAGGCGGCGGACAAGCGACCGGGGCAGATTTCCGGCGGCATGAAGCAGCGGGTGGCGATTGCCCGTGCCCTGGCGATTAGGCCCAAGCTGCTGTTGTTGGATGAACCCTTTGGGGCGCTGGATGCGTTGACCCGTGGCGGTTTGCAGGAACAGCTCATGCAGATTTGCCAAGAGCATGAAGTCACCTGTGTGATGGTGACGCATGATGTGGATGAGGCGCTGCTGCTGAGCGACCGCATTGTGCTGATGACCAACGGCCCCGAAGCCCACGTGGGTCAGATTGTGGATGTGCCCTTCCCTCGCCCCCGCGAGCGCATGGAGGTGGTGAAGCACCCCAACTACTACAGCCTGCGGAACGAGATTGTCTATTTCCTCAACCAGCAAAAGCGGGCCAAGCTGCAACGGGCCAAGCCTGCGGTGGCGGTGGCGGCCAACGGCCTGGAAAAGGTGAACCTGGAGCTGGGGTTCATTCCCCTGGTGGACTGTGCGCCGCTGATTGTCGCTAAGGAAAAGGGCCTGTTTGAAGCCAACGGTCTCAGCCAAGTGACCCTGAACCGAGAGCCGAGCTGGAATGCCATTGCCGATGGGGTCACCAAGGGACGGCTGGATGCGGCGATGATGGTGGCGGGGATGCCCCTGGGCTTGACCCTAGGCTATGGCAACCAGCGCCCGATGCCCATGGTCAGCGCCCTCACCCTCAGCCGCAACGGCAACGCCATCACCTTTAGTAAGCGCCTGTTTGATCAGGGCGTGCGTTCCCTAGAAGATTTCAAAGCAGCTCTCGACCGTCGGCCCGACCAAGTGCATACCCTGGCGGCGGTGCATCCCACCTCCATGCACAACCTACTGCTGCGCTACTGGCTGGCGGCGGGCGGCATCGACCCCGACCGGGACGTGAGCGTGACGGTGATTCCCCCGGCTCAAATGGCCTCGAACCTGAAGTCGGGCACCATCGACGGCTACTGCGTGGGCGAACCCTGGAATGCGCGGGCGGTGGCCGAAGGGCAAGGCGTGGTGCTGGCCACCGATAACGACATCTGGCCGGGGCACCTCGAAAAGGTTCTGGGCGTCACCGAAGCCTGGGCGAACCAGTATCCCAAAACTCACCTCGCCCTGGTGAAGGCGCTGCTGGAAGCCTGCGAATACTGCGACGACCGCCGCAACCGGGAGGAAATTGCCGAAATGCTGGCCCGTCCTGAATACGTGGGTGCCGACGAAGACCTGATTCGCCAAGGCTTTATCGACCCCTACGACCGAGGCGACGGCAGCGAACCCCAGCAAGTGCTCAACTACATCCAGTTCTTTACGGGCAAGGCCAACTTCCCCGATGTCACCGAGGCGGTGTGGATGATGACCCAAATGGCCCGCTGGGGAATCACCCCCTTCCCCCGCAACTGGCTAGAAATTGCCGAACGGGTGAAGCGATCCGACATCTTCGGCCAAGCGGCCCGCGAACTGGGCCTGCTCGACATTGGCCGCGACCGTCACACCATCACCCTCTTCGATGGCATCCCCTTCGACCCCGATCATCCCCTCGACTACCTCAACCAATTCGCCATCAAACGCGATTTGCGTATTGAGGAAATGCCGATGGAAAGCCGCCGATAA
- a CDS encoding nitrate ABC transporter ATP-binding protein (This model describes the ATP binding subunits of ATP-binding cassette (ABC) transporters for nitrate transport, or for bicarbonate transport, in bacteria and archaea.) yields the protein MQVLNSPTQSPSERLTQEPFLVIDNLSKVYPTPTGDYVVLDGINLAVKEGEFVCVIGHSGCGKSTLLDMVAGFRQPTEGQVRLETQPIQEPGPDRMVVFQNYSLLPWLTAYENIYLGVNSVFPNKPEKVKKRIVMEHLALVGLEEAAHKKPGALSGGMKQRVCIARALALRPKVLILDEPFGALDPITREELQEELLKIWQDHKITVLMITHDIDEALFLSDRVVMMTNGPAAQIGEVMSVPFARPRDRSRIMEDPRFYELRNEALDFLYHRYAHDDTE from the coding sequence ATGCAAGTGTTAAACTCTCCCACCCAATCCCCCTCTGAGCGCCTGACCCAGGAACCCTTCTTGGTGATCGACAACCTCTCGAAGGTCTACCCCACCCCCACCGGAGACTACGTGGTGCTGGATGGCATCAATCTCGCGGTGAAGGAAGGGGAATTTGTCTGCGTCATCGGCCACTCTGGCTGCGGCAAATCCACCCTGCTGGATATGGTGGCGGGCTTTCGGCAACCCACCGAGGGCCAAGTACGCCTAGAGACTCAGCCGATCCAAGAACCCGGCCCCGACCGCATGGTGGTGTTCCAAAACTACTCCCTGCTGCCCTGGCTCACGGCCTACGAGAATATCTATTTAGGGGTGAATTCCGTCTTCCCCAACAAGCCGGAAAAGGTGAAGAAGCGGATTGTGATGGAGCACCTCGCCCTGGTGGGCCTAGAGGAAGCCGCCCACAAAAAGCCCGGTGCCCTCTCCGGCGGCATGAAGCAGCGGGTTTGCATTGCTCGTGCCCTAGCCCTGCGGCCCAAGGTGTTGATTTTGGACGAACCCTTCGGTGCCCTCGACCCCATCACCCGCGAGGAACTTCAGGAGGAACTGCTGAAAATCTGGCAAGACCACAAAATTACGGTGTTGATGATCACCCACGACATCGATGAAGCCCTGTTTTTGAGCGACCGGGTAGTGATGATGACCAACGGCCCAGCGGCGCAAATCGGCGAAGTGATGAGCGTTCCCTTTGCCCGTCCCCGCGACCGCAGCCGGATTATGGAAGACCCCCGCTTCTACGAACTGCGCAACGAAGCCCTCGACTTCCTCTACCACCGCTACGCCCACGACGATACGGAGTAA
- a CDS encoding CHAT domain-containing protein, with protein sequence MRQARKWLGLMVLTAPLVFIGSAWAKASEWPNIKDTQLLTPGIQTKESTSGTFSTTYHLDDRSGNITLQSGNDGADSVRLVNAHQFEGRAGQTMTIQVRSRDFPPYLLLLDESTKALVGVGLITLVSNEDAWLVATLPADGTYSLYVTTHNDNGRGAYQFRIANATEAEILTAEAAFLSERGGGQYDDGNFAAALQFYGQALNNLQSVDAMGREAIPETLWAIHSREKARILLMMGNAHDPLGNYEQAIDFQQQAIDLRRQLQDQRGVAVALTALGNTHSRQQQHEAAIAAYEQALEIWQALDNRAETESLLDRLGNLYSVTHQHQRAIEAHEQSLAIKQANQNRRGEAEVLRYLGISHRILSNYPQALDLHQQSLTVARAISDRTQEAAAIGNLGLVYGAMGNPAQALDWHQQALEIYTELSDINGQSNALDSLGIAHFNLGQYPQAMESYQQALTLSHGANDTAGIRRTTNNLGFLYQTLGRDEQAFELYEQSLSLARQLQDRSSEALALRNLASVHPNYFRRIELLNQSIEIANNLDEPLALIRAWVDLGQWYFANPRTLGVSEGALQVDWRYPEILEFYQRALTLAQQRGLRAAEASILNDLGNVYRSINPSLTPDAIIAYEQSLAIYRERDNQAEVGNSLYRLALAHLDLAQYAQAEQYLQSALDVLDNLREGDLSDADKLALFETQRGAYGTLQRILINQGRTEDALVASERGRARVLVETLANPTGNSVELERLDTVPNLAQIRRIAQQQNVTLVSYARPQGANQLYIWVVQPTGNIAFESVALASETSLAVENAAGNIELQRQPSSEPRLQDLVTIARQSLGVRGDRFATALVELTPEALARQQAETEANLRQLYDVLIAPIADLLPTDPTQPVVFVPQDELFLVPFAALKAPDGQYLIENHTLLTSPSIQVFGLATEARASGGSFAVRNPLIVGNPTMPTVTFLSEGGTFQDVRLDPLPGAQREAEAISGFLQTPALLGNAATKTAVQQRMAGADVIHLATHGLLEYGDPQQTGTRDFPGAIALAPGGGDDGLLTAADILQMNLQADLAVLSACDTGRGRITGDGVVGLSRAFVAAGVPSIIVSLWAVDDEATADLMVAFYDHWQQSGDKAQALRQAMLTTLEQHPDPRLWSAFTLIGSPN encoded by the coding sequence ATGCGACAGGCTAGAAAGTGGTTGGGTTTAATGGTGCTGACGGCTCCGCTGGTCTTTATTGGATCAGCTTGGGCCAAAGCCTCTGAATGGCCCAACATCAAAGATACGCAATTACTGACACCAGGCATTCAGACCAAGGAAAGTACCTCAGGTACCTTTAGCACTACGTACCACCTAGATGACCGCAGCGGGAATATTACGCTGCAATCGGGTAACGATGGCGCTGATTCGGTGCGGTTGGTCAACGCACATCAGTTTGAAGGTCGGGCAGGTCAGACAATGACCATCCAGGTTAGAAGTCGTGACTTTCCGCCCTACCTCCTCCTGCTCGATGAATCCACCAAGGCGCTGGTGGGTGTTGGATTGATCACCCTAGTTTCCAATGAGGATGCTTGGCTGGTGGCTACCCTGCCAGCAGACGGCACCTACAGCCTCTATGTGACCACCCACAACGACAATGGTCGGGGAGCCTATCAGTTTCGGATTGCCAACGCAACGGAGGCGGAGATTTTGACCGCTGAAGCTGCGTTCCTATCAGAGCGGGGAGGGGGGCAGTACGATGATGGGAACTTTGCCGCCGCACTACAGTTTTATGGGCAAGCCTTGAACAACCTCCAATCTGTAGATGCGATGGGCCGTGAGGCCATACCCGAAACGCTGTGGGCGATCCATAGCCGAGAGAAGGCCAGGATATTGCTGATGATGGGCAATGCCCACGACCCCCTAGGCAATTATGAGCAGGCCATCGACTTTCAGCAGCAGGCCATTGACCTTCGGCGTCAACTTCAAGATCAGCGAGGTGTGGCTGTTGCGCTGACGGCCCTCGGCAATACCCACAGCCGTCAGCAGCAGCATGAAGCGGCCATCGCCGCCTACGAACAAGCCTTAGAGATTTGGCAAGCCCTAGACAATAGAGCAGAGACAGAGTCCCTGTTAGATCGACTGGGAAACCTCTACAGCGTCACCCACCAGCACCAACGCGCTATCGAGGCCCACGAGCAATCCCTAGCCATCAAGCAGGCCAACCAGAACCGCCGTGGTGAGGCAGAAGTGCTGCGGTATCTTGGCATCTCCCATCGCATCCTCAGTAACTATCCCCAAGCCCTTGACCTTCATCAGCAGTCTCTCACCGTCGCCCGTGCGATTTCAGATCGCACCCAGGAGGCAGCAGCCATTGGTAATTTAGGGCTCGTTTATGGGGCGATGGGCAACCCCGCGCAGGCCCTTGACTGGCATCAACAAGCCCTAGAGATTTACACCGAGCTTAGCGACATTAACGGGCAAAGTAATGCTCTAGACAGCCTTGGTATTGCCCATTTCAATCTAGGGCAGTATCCGCAGGCGATGGAGTCCTATCAGCAGGCACTGACGTTATCCCATGGGGCCAATGACACCGCTGGGATTCGCCGCACAACCAATAACCTGGGCTTTTTGTACCAAACCCTAGGCCGAGACGAGCAAGCTTTTGAACTGTATGAACAAAGTTTGAGTTTGGCCCGCCAGTTGCAAGATCGCTCTAGTGAAGCTCTAGCACTTAGAAACCTGGCATCCGTTCACCCCAACTATTTTCGCCGCATTGAACTGTTGAACCAAAGCATTGAGATCGCCAACAACTTAGACGAACCTCTCGCCTTGATTCGAGCTTGGGTTGACCTAGGCCAATGGTACTTTGCCAACCCTAGGACGTTAGGAGTGTCAGAGGGTGCGTTACAGGTTGATTGGAGATACCCAGAAATTCTAGAGTTCTATCAACGAGCACTCACCCTTGCTCAGCAGCGTGGCCTGCGGGCCGCAGAGGCTTCTATTCTGAATGACTTGGGCAATGTTTACCGGAGTATCAATCCATCCCTAACTCCAGATGCAATCATCGCCTACGAGCAAAGTCTTGCCATTTACCGCGAACGGGACAATCAAGCGGAGGTAGGGAATAGTCTCTATCGGCTGGCTCTTGCTCACCTAGATTTAGCGCAGTATGCCCAGGCAGAACAGTACCTACAGAGCGCTCTAGACGTGCTCGATAACCTGCGCGAAGGCGACCTCAGCGATGCGGATAAGTTAGCGCTGTTTGAAACCCAACGGGGAGCCTATGGGACTCTACAACGTATTCTGATCAATCAGGGGCGGACGGAAGATGCCTTGGTGGCCTCAGAGCGGGGAAGGGCCAGGGTGTTGGTCGAAACATTAGCCAATCCAACAGGCAACTCAGTGGAGCTAGAGCGTCTTGATACCGTCCCTAATTTGGCCCAAATTCGGCGCATTGCCCAGCAGCAAAACGTCACCCTTGTGAGCTATGCCAGACCCCAGGGGGCCAACCAACTCTATATCTGGGTTGTGCAGCCCACGGGCAACATTGCCTTTGAGTCGGTAGCCCTGGCCTCAGAGACCAGTCTTGCGGTAGAAAATGCAGCGGGAAACATCGAACTTCAGCGTCAACCCTCAAGCGAGCCTCGCCTACAAGACTTGGTCACGATAGCCCGCCAGTCCCTTGGCGTGCGCGGCGACCGTTTTGCCACTGCCCTTGTGGAACTTACCCCCGAAGCCCTGGCCCGTCAGCAGGCCGAAACCGAAGCCAACCTCCGCCAGCTCTACGATGTGCTGATTGCCCCCATCGCCGACCTGCTGCCCACCGACCCCACGCAGCCCGTGGTCTTTGTGCCCCAAGACGAGCTGTTTCTGGTGCCCTTCGCCGCCCTCAAAGCGCCCGATGGCCAATACCTGATTGAGAACCACACCCTTCTCACCTCTCCCTCCATTCAGGTGTTTGGCCTTGCCACCGAAGCTAGGGCCAGCGGCGGTTCCTTTGCGGTTCGCAACCCGCTGATTGTGGGCAACCCCACCATGCCCACAGTCACCTTCCTCAGCGAGGGCGGCACTTTCCAGGATGTGCGGCTCGATCCACTGCCCGGTGCCCAGCGAGAGGCCGAAGCCATTTCGGGCTTTCTGCAAACTCCCGCTTTGCTAGGAAATGCCGCCACCAAAACGGCGGTGCAGCAGCGCATGGCGGGGGCCGATGTGATCCACCTAGCCACCCATGGCCTGCTAGAGTATGGCGACCCGCAACAGACTGGAACCCGTGACTTTCCCGGTGCCATTGCCCTCGCCCCTGGTGGTGGCGATGACGGCTTGCTAACGGCGGCGGACATTTTGCAGATGAACTTGCAGGCGGATCTGGCCGTCCTCAGCGCCTGCGACACCGGGCGGGGGCGAATTACGGGGGATGGCGTAGTGGGTCTATCTCGCGCCTTTGTGGCGGCGGGGGTGCCCAGCATCATCGTGTCCCTGTGGGCGGTAGATGACGAGGCCACGGCTGACCTGATGGTGGCCTTTTACGACCATTGGCAACAGAGCGGCGACAAGGCCCAGGCATTGAGACAGGCCATGCTCACCACCCTGGAGCAACACCCCGACCCGCGCCTGTGGTCGGCGTTTACGCTGATTGGTTCTCCCAATTAG
- a CDS encoding trypsin-like serine peptidase: MKRLSLSNLSLSNLSLFRAAGLMATGAALLGAGVATPLAAQAGSAVLEAFTQAQHAAAEKARSFGLGPDLESQIPEELNQSQHPTAQDADGSGRGIIGLSDDRAPMTSRSYPWSAIGRLQSPVDENTITICSGTLVAPDIVLTNAHCVINPETSEIKPDITFHPNMIDGRVADPSHIAQAVDLIYGTDFRNDNRAPHPQDWAFVQLDRPLGDTYGTLGWTPLSVGDLVRNHRNQIITVGYSGDFPAEAPGRTAGVHMGCNVLGEVEGSLIHDCDTHPGSSGGPMMTVINGEYRIIGINSAERTERATNPTTGEVVASRGIVNYGVKIQPIIDFLRQAQR; the protein is encoded by the coding sequence ATGAAACGACTGTCTTTGTCTAATCTGTCTTTGTCTAATCTGTCCTTGTTCAGAGCCGCAGGGCTGATGGCCACGGGTGCGGCCCTGCTCGGCGCGGGGGTGGCCACTCCCCTAGCAGCCCAGGCGGGGTCTGCGGTGCTGGAGGCGTTTACCCAGGCACAACACGCCGCCGCCGAAAAAGCGCGTAGCTTTGGCCTAGGGCCGGATCTTGAGTCCCAGATTCCAGAGGAATTGAACCAGTCTCAACATCCAACCGCGCAGGATGCTGATGGGAGTGGTCGAGGTATTATCGGCCTCAGCGATGATCGCGCTCCGATGACCAGCCGTAGCTATCCGTGGTCGGCGATTGGGCGACTGCAAAGCCCGGTAGATGAGAACACCATCACCATCTGTAGCGGCACCTTGGTGGCTCCAGATATCGTCCTCACCAATGCCCACTGTGTGATCAACCCCGAAACCAGCGAAATCAAGCCCGACATCACCTTTCATCCCAATATGATTGATGGCCGCGTGGCCGACCCCAGCCACATCGCCCAGGCCGTAGACCTGATCTATGGCACCGATTTTCGCAACGACAACCGCGCCCCCCACCCCCAAGATTGGGCTTTTGTGCAGCTAGATCGTCCCCTCGGCGACACCTACGGCACCCTGGGCTGGACGCCCCTTTCTGTGGGCGACCTGGTGCGGAACCACCGCAACCAAATCATTACCGTGGGCTACTCTGGCGACTTTCCGGCGGAGGCACCGGGGCGCACCGCTGGCGTCCACATGGGCTGCAATGTGCTGGGCGAAGTGGAAGGTAGCCTCATCCACGACTGCGACACTCACCCCGGCTCCTCCGGTGGCCCAATGATGACGGTGATTAACGGCGAGTACCGCATCATTGGCATCAACTCCGCCGAACGCACCGAACGCGCCACCAACCCCACCACGGGCGAGGTGGTCGCCAGCCGAGGCATCGTCAACTACGGCGTTAAAATTCAGCCCATCATCGACTTCCTCCGTCAGGCCCAACGATAG